From one Plasmodium coatneyi strain Hackeri chromosome 9, complete sequence genomic stretch:
- a CDS encoding Phenylalanine--trna ligase, which translates to MPTISVYEEDLIEKLGEKIEEEKLNDICFEFGIEIDDIEYKGEKKIYKIEVPANRYDLVCVEGLCRALKSFIGKYEKISYALLTNSEEACVKEKHFIHVDESVDERRSYVVSAVLKNVKINENVYNNIIELQEKLHHNLGKKRILLAIGIHDYDKIKFPVTYKFEEKEKINFIPLNETKNVNGNNFLKFYQDNINLKSYLKIIKDFEKFPVIVDADNQILSLPPIINCDHTKITYHTKNLFIECTAIDKNKAEIAVNIICSMLSEYCTPKYAIHSIFVQYDKKHKAEKGNGYLYPIFKNKTLTCHMDYVRKLSGILDLSVKDVEPLLKKMMISSKVIDSSTFTVEVPFYRSDIMHCCDIVEDIAIAYGYGNIVSEKVEIAKKNSLSAYTELFRNVLSECTCTEVMTNALLSKKENYDCMLRKHKDYNDEKINLDEYNPLAPPVKIMNSKTSEYEIVRTSLIVNMLKFVSANKHRELPLRFFEIGDVSYTTYNKTDTNAVNKRYLSVIFADKFTAGLEEAHGMLETVLKEFQLFSDYKIEEKRKENVAIRSDVFYKLVPTKDPSFLDERVVDIVLCPHNLKFGILGIIHPKVLENFSIDIPVSVIEINIETIMNVLII; encoded by the exons ATGCCGACGATTTCCGTGTATGAGGAGGACCTGATAGAAAAgctgggggaaaaaatcgaagaggaaaaactgAATGATATATGCTTCGAATTCGGCATAGAAATTGACGACATAGAATACAAAGGTGAGAAGAAGatttacaaaattgaagTGCCAGCTAACAGGTACGACTTGGTATGCGTAGAGGGGTTATGTCGAGCGTTGAAAAGTTTTATAGGGAAATATGAAAAGATCAGTTATGCCCTGTTAACAAATAGTGAAGAGGCGtgtgtgaaggaaaagcacTTCATACATGTAGACGAATCGGTGGACGAGCGCAGAAGTTACGTCGTTTCGGccgttttgaaaaatgtaaaaattaatgaaaatgTTTACAATAATATTATAGAGTTGCAGGAAAAGTTGCACCAtaatttggggaaaaaaagaattttgcTGGCAATAGGAATTCACGATTATGACAAGATAAAGTTTCCTGTGACATACAAAtttgaagagaaggaaaaaataaattttattcctctgaatgaaacgaaaaatgtgaatggaaataattttttaaaattttatcaagacaatataaatttaaaatcttatttaaaaataattaaggACTTTGAGAAATTTCCAGTTATCGTCGATGCAGACAATCAGATATTATCCCTTCCCCCAATTATCAATTGTGACCATACGAAAATTACCTACCATACGAAGAATTTATTTATTGAATGCACAGCTATAGATAAGAACAAAGCGGAAATAGCTGttaatattatttgttccatGCTGTCAGAATATTGCACGCCAAAATATGCTATTCACTCCATCTTCGTTCAGTATGATAAAAAACATAAGgcggaaaaggggaatggCTATTTATACCCaatttttaagaacaaaaCTTTGACGTGCCATATGGATTATGTGAGAAAATTGTCTGGAATTTTAGACCTTTCCGTGAAGGATGTCGAACCgttactaaaaaaaatgatgatcTCGTCGAAGGTTATTGATAGCAGTACATTCACTGTGGAGGTTCCCTTCTACAGATCAGATATAATGCACTGCTGTGATATTGTCGAAGATATAGCCATTGCATATGGGTATGGAAATATCGTATCGGAAAAAGttgaaattgcaaaaaagaattcaCTAAGTGCATACACGGAGTTGTTCAGGAATGTTCTATCTGAGTGTACCTGCACGGAGGTCATGACAAATGCTTTGTtatcgaaaaaggaaaactatGATTGCATGTTGAGGAAGCATAAGGACTATAACGATGAGAAGATAAACTTGGATGAGTACAACCCTTTGGCTCCCCCAGTTAAAATCATGAATTCCAAAACGTCGGAATATGAAATTGTTCGAACTTCTCTAATTGTAAATATGTTAAAATTCGTATCCGCAAATAAGCACAGGGAACTTCCCTTACGCTTCTTTGAAATTGGAGATGTTTCTTACACCACGTATAATAAGACGGATACCAACGCTGTGAATAAGAGGTACTTATCCGTTATCTTTGCCGATAAGTTCACGGCCGGGCTGGAGGAAGCACACGGCATGCTAGAAACCGTTTTGAAGGAGTTCCAGCTTTTCAGTGATTACAAAATTgaggagaagaggaaggagaatgTGGCCATTCGGTCGGACGTGTTCTACAAGTTGGTGCCTACGAAGG ATCCCTCCTTTTTGGACGAACGAGTAGTTGACATTGTCTTGTGTCCACACAATTTGAAGTTTGGAATTCTGGGCATAATTCACCCCAAGGttttggaaaatttctcCATCGACATTCCAG TGTCCGTCATAGAGATAAACATAGAAACCATAATGAACGTCCTAATCATTTGA
- a CDS encoding RNA polymerase Rpb7, with the protein MFSLFRIEDVIKIEPHFMEEELKNVIEFLIRAKYVDKVLQNVGLCVGLYDILEVKNREILKGTGEIRFDVIFRLVYFQPFENEIIEGFVKNSDSNGIIISIGFFENIRVNCANLKEPKEFDMEKKEWFWMYEGIKFFYTKDELIRVRVLDTYFSDPNEMRKDETTPSMSITGTVQQDGLGLVKWWN; encoded by the exons ATGTTCTCCCTGTTTCGCATAGAGGACGTGATAAAGATTGAGCCCCATTTTATGGAGgaggagttaaaaaatgtgattgAATTTTTGATAAGAGCCAAGTATGTCGACAAG gTGCTGCAAAATGTAGGTCTGTGTGTTGGTCTGTACGACATACTGGAGGTGAAGAATAGGGAGATTCTAAAAGGCACAGGGGAGATTCGATTTGACGTAATTTTCAGGCTGGTATATTTCCAGCCGTTTGAAAATGAAATTATTGAGGGCTTCGTTAAAAACTCCGACTCGAATGGGATCATAA TCAGCATAGGTTTCTTCGAGAACATCCGGGTGAACTGTGCCAATTTGAAGGAGCCCAAGGAGTT TGATATGGAGAAGAAGGAGTGGTTCTGGATGTACGAGgggataaaatttttttacacaaaagATGAGTTGATAAGGGTGCGGGTTCTGGACACCTATTTTAGCG ACCCCAACGAGATGCGGAAGGATGAGACGACTCCATCGATGTCCATAACG GGCACCGTGCAGCAGGACGGACTAGGCTTGGTCAAATGGTGGAACTAG